One Terriglobales bacterium genomic window carries:
- a CDS encoding PadR family transcriptional regulator — protein MTDQAQLLPGTLDLLILKTVSLGPLHGYGILLRIGQISGQALTIEQGALYPALFRLVRQGLLKASWGTSENNRRAKFYELTAAGRKRLREETAGWNRLAGAIASALAAQPEEV, from the coding sequence ATGACCGACCAAGCGCAGCTTCTTCCTGGCACTCTCGATCTCCTAATCTTGAAGACTGTTTCTCTGGGTCCACTTCATGGGTACGGAATTCTCCTCCGCATCGGCCAAATCTCAGGCCAGGCGCTAACGATCGAGCAGGGAGCGCTTTATCCCGCATTGTTCCGTCTGGTGCGGCAGGGCCTTTTGAAGGCAAGCTGGGGGACGTCGGAGAACAATCGTCGCGCCAAGTTCTATGAGCTCACGGCTGCGGGGCGCAAGCGTCTGCGCGAGGAGACTGCTGGGTGGAACCGCCTTGCCGGAGCTATCGCTTCTGCCCTGGCCGCCCAACCGGAGGAAGTATGA
- a CDS encoding ABC transporter permease produces MSLLAYFRSVTAKLLHRSEFDEDVDAELRSHIQHRADDLERSGVSRAEAERRARIEFGARERFREEIQEAVGGNFIDTFLQDVRVSIRALRKSPGFLTVAVLTLALGIGANAVVFSVINAFILHPLNVPKAESLYQLERGKDKAGNFSYPDYLDLRDRNRSFDGLIAWNVTAVGLDTGKDPYRSWAIETSGNYFDALGIQPHLGRLFHGSDEHGLNSAPYAVLSYECWHTHFHDDSGVVGRTIQLSKHPFTVLGVAPPDFHGVLMFFHPDLFVPIVNREQIDGLSQMDERGVHWIFMVMGHLKSGVTRPQAIADLNSVGSYLEKSYPKDNNNMTFSLAKPSFYGDYLGPAVQGFLAGLMLLAGLILLAACANLGSLFAARAADRAREVALRLALGSSRTRILRQVFTEAVLISLIGGAVGLWGSVLLLHGLSAWRPFANWPIQVPVNPDANVYLVALLLALASGFLFGAVPVRQILRTNAYEIVKGSGAIVGQRITVRDLLLVVQIAICAVLVTSSMVAVRGLVRSLHNDFGFNPENAMLVDTDLMMGGYRGEGVRKMQRRMIEVLQAIPGVESVGLADSVPLSDGANFAIVFADKTTDLRPGNAATKAAMFSISPDYFRADGTSLLSGRTISWHDDQNAPRVAVINPEFARKMFGSVTNAIGAYYKLRDGSRIQVVGIVEDGKYNSLTENPTPAMFFPILQAPTSSTWLVVRSSRDPLQLGPAIRTTLHDLDAGLPVYIQTRYKELDAILFGARMATMALGVLGVMGAMLAITGIFGMAAYSVSKRLRELGIRIALGARRNEVLQSALGRAFKLLALGSAAGLLLGILASRVLAFIVYSATPRDPLVLAGVVLAMALLGLLATWIPAQRALSVDPLILLREE; encoded by the coding sequence ATGAGTCTCCTGGCCTATTTTCGTTCTGTCACGGCGAAGCTTCTTCATCGTTCTGAGTTCGACGAGGACGTGGACGCGGAGCTTCGCTCGCACATCCAGCATCGCGCGGATGATCTCGAGCGTTCCGGCGTGAGTCGTGCCGAGGCAGAACGCCGCGCACGTATCGAGTTCGGCGCTCGGGAGCGGTTCAGGGAGGAAATCCAAGAGGCTGTAGGCGGCAATTTTATCGACACTTTTCTACAGGACGTCCGCGTCAGCATCCGCGCGTTGCGCAAGTCTCCTGGATTCCTCACTGTCGCCGTTCTAACGTTGGCCTTGGGAATCGGCGCGAACGCAGTTGTTTTCAGCGTAATCAATGCGTTCATCCTGCACCCGCTGAATGTGCCTAAGGCGGAGAGCCTCTACCAACTCGAGCGAGGTAAGGATAAGGCTGGCAATTTCTCGTATCCCGACTATCTCGATCTGCGTGATCGCAATCGTAGCTTCGATGGCTTAATAGCTTGGAATGTCACTGCGGTGGGATTGGATACCGGCAAGGATCCGTACCGTTCCTGGGCAATTGAAACGAGCGGGAACTATTTCGACGCTTTAGGCATTCAGCCCCACCTGGGCCGGTTATTCCACGGTTCCGACGAGCATGGCTTGAACAGCGCTCCCTATGCCGTCCTGAGCTATGAGTGTTGGCACACTCATTTCCACGACGATTCCGGCGTCGTCGGCCGGACCATTCAGCTGAGTAAACATCCCTTTACCGTTCTCGGTGTAGCGCCTCCTGATTTTCATGGGGTACTGATGTTTTTCCATCCAGACCTGTTTGTGCCGATAGTGAACCGGGAGCAAATAGATGGATTGAGTCAGATGGATGAACGCGGCGTCCATTGGATTTTCATGGTCATGGGACACCTGAAGTCGGGAGTGACTCGGCCGCAGGCGATCGCAGATCTAAACTCCGTCGGTTCCTATCTGGAAAAGAGTTATCCCAAAGACAACAACAACATGACCTTTTCGCTGGCTAAGCCAAGCTTTTACGGCGACTATCTTGGCCCGGCTGTACAAGGCTTTCTAGCGGGATTGATGCTGCTGGCAGGACTGATTCTCCTGGCCGCATGTGCCAATTTGGGAAGTCTGTTTGCAGCCCGTGCGGCTGACCGTGCCCGCGAGGTTGCCCTCCGGCTTGCGCTGGGATCGAGCCGCACCCGCATTCTTCGGCAGGTGTTCACTGAAGCCGTGCTGATTTCCCTGATCGGAGGCGCCGTCGGGCTTTGGGGCAGCGTTCTGCTGTTGCACGGTTTGAGTGCGTGGCGGCCCTTTGCCAACTGGCCAATCCAGGTGCCTGTGAACCCAGACGCGAATGTTTATCTCGTCGCTCTGTTGCTGGCACTAGCCAGCGGTTTCCTCTTCGGCGCAGTCCCAGTGCGGCAGATACTGCGCACCAATGCGTATGAGATCGTGAAGGGCTCCGGTGCCATAGTGGGACAACGGATTACCGTCCGCGATCTGCTGCTGGTAGTGCAGATTGCTATTTGTGCGGTGCTTGTGACCTCGTCGATGGTCGCGGTGCGCGGCCTGGTGCGTTCGCTGCATAACGATTTCGGATTCAATCCGGAGAACGCAATGCTCGTAGATACAGATCTCATGATGGGCGGCTACAGGGGCGAGGGCGTTCGCAAAATGCAGCGGCGCATGATCGAGGTTCTACAGGCCATTCCCGGAGTCGAGTCGGTTGGGCTCGCGGATTCGGTTCCCTTAAGTGATGGTGCAAACTTCGCGATTGTCTTTGCCGACAAAACCACAGATTTGCGGCCAGGAAACGCCGCAACTAAAGCCGCAATGTTCAGCATATCTCCCGATTACTTCCGAGCGGATGGCACCTCTCTGCTGTCGGGACGAACCATTAGCTGGCACGATGACCAGAACGCCCCGAGGGTCGCGGTCATCAATCCGGAATTCGCGCGCAAGATGTTCGGATCAGTAACGAACGCGATCGGCGCATATTACAAGCTGCGGGACGGAAGTCGTATTCAAGTCGTAGGCATAGTCGAAGACGGAAAATATAACAGCCTTACCGAGAATCCAACGCCTGCGATGTTTTTTCCCATTTTGCAAGCTCCCACGAGTTCGACATGGCTAGTGGTGCGCTCGAGCCGCGATCCCCTGCAATTGGGACCAGCCATCAGGACCACTCTGCATGATCTGGATGCAGGACTGCCGGTTTACATCCAAACGAGGTACAAGGAGCTGGACGCAATTCTCTTTGGCGCACGCATGGCGACGATGGCATTGGGCGTGTTGGGAGTGATGGGTGCTATGCTCGCGATCACTGGCATCTTTGGAATGGCAGCATACTCAGTGAGCAAACGCCTGCGAGAATTAGGAATTCGCATCGCTCTCGGCGCGCGGCGTAACGAAGTGCTACAGAGCGCGCTAGGAAGAGCATTCAAGTTGCTCGCTCTTGGCTCCGCAGCAGGACTGCTCCTTGGAATCCTTGCGAGCCGCGTGCTGGCCTTCATCGTCTATTCGGCAACGCCCCGGGACCCGCTGGTATTAGCGGGGGTTGTCCTGGCGATGGCGTTGCTGGGGCTGCTGGCTACGTGGATTCCAGCGCAGCGCGCTCTTTCGGTCGATCCTTTGATACTGCTACGGGAAGAGTGA
- a CDS encoding electron transfer flavoprotein-ubiquinone oxidoreductase, whose product MIFRTPLPDIDRPQMEADVVIVGGGPAGMACALRLSQLIDEHNRKNPDWPLSKENIYVLEKAREVGQHCLSGALLDPRSMRELLPGFEKEAPIDAEVSKEAVYFLTENSKFKSPITPPPMRDHGNYVISINKFVKWLGEKVEQAGITIFTGFAGSELLVENDRVIGVRTDDKGLDKQNQPKSNFEPGYDLKSKITVLSEGTRGSLTKQLIGRFGLDRERNPQTYGVGVKELWELPAGRIAAGEVIYTAGWPLTNHEYGGAWIYGSKDNIVSLGFVMGLDYKDPRLDPHHVMQTFKTHPFVRQMLEGGKMIRYGAKSLPYGGWFSIPPLAGDGWMLTGDSAGFLNSQRLKGIHLAIKSGMLAAESAYEALVDGDFSANQLFSYQGRVEKSWIREELWKVRNFHQGFEHGMFEGMIHAALQQITLGRGLHERYTAHAGHKRLQQISHLPIGGYGREHMLGAVKGDGKLTFDKLTDVYHSGTKHDDDQPIHLVIHDTDICNTRCTVEYGNPCQHFCPAKVYEMVEASDVPNGKEIHVNFANCVHCKTCDIMDPYQIITWVPPEGGGGPNYDGM is encoded by the coding sequence ATGATCTTTCGCACTCCTCTCCCTGACATTGATCGTCCACAAATGGAAGCCGATGTCGTTATTGTTGGCGGCGGTCCGGCTGGCATGGCTTGTGCATTGCGGCTCTCGCAGCTCATTGACGAACACAACAGGAAAAACCCTGACTGGCCACTGAGCAAGGAGAACATCTACGTTCTCGAGAAAGCTCGCGAGGTTGGACAGCATTGTCTTTCAGGTGCGCTGCTTGATCCCCGATCGATGCGCGAGTTGCTTCCTGGCTTCGAGAAGGAAGCGCCGATTGATGCTGAGGTTAGCAAAGAAGCGGTTTACTTTCTCACCGAGAACTCGAAGTTCAAATCTCCCATTACGCCGCCTCCCATGCGCGATCACGGCAATTACGTGATCTCGATTAACAAGTTCGTGAAGTGGCTCGGGGAAAAAGTCGAACAGGCCGGCATCACTATTTTTACCGGATTTGCCGGATCGGAACTCCTGGTTGAGAATGATCGGGTAATCGGTGTCCGCACAGACGACAAAGGACTCGATAAGCAGAACCAGCCCAAGTCGAACTTTGAGCCGGGCTATGACTTGAAGTCCAAGATCACGGTCCTGTCAGAAGGCACGCGTGGATCGCTCACAAAGCAACTCATAGGACGCTTCGGGCTCGACAGAGAGCGCAATCCGCAGACCTACGGCGTGGGCGTGAAGGAACTCTGGGAACTGCCGGCGGGGCGCATCGCGGCAGGCGAAGTGATTTACACGGCGGGATGGCCGCTCACAAATCACGAGTACGGTGGGGCATGGATTTACGGAAGCAAAGACAACATCGTCTCTCTCGGTTTCGTTATGGGGCTCGATTACAAGGATCCGCGCCTCGATCCGCATCACGTGATGCAAACGTTTAAGACGCATCCTTTTGTCCGTCAAATGCTCGAAGGCGGCAAGATGATTCGCTACGGCGCAAAGTCGTTGCCGTATGGAGGATGGTTTTCGATCCCGCCGCTTGCCGGTGATGGCTGGATGCTTACTGGCGATTCCGCCGGCTTCCTTAACTCTCAACGCCTGAAGGGCATTCACCTCGCGATCAAAAGCGGCATGCTTGCGGCCGAGTCAGCATATGAAGCCCTTGTCGACGGTGATTTCAGCGCGAATCAGCTTTTCAGCTATCAGGGTCGCGTGGAAAAGAGCTGGATTCGCGAGGAACTATGGAAGGTCCGCAACTTCCACCAGGGCTTCGAGCACGGAATGTTCGAAGGCATGATTCATGCTGCACTGCAGCAGATCACACTGGGACGCGGCCTCCACGAGCGTTACACGGCTCACGCCGGCCACAAGCGCCTGCAGCAGATCAGTCATCTCCCGATCGGCGGCTATGGTCGCGAGCACATGCTGGGTGCGGTGAAGGGCGACGGCAAGCTAACCTTCGACAAACTCACGGACGTGTACCATTCGGGGACCAAGCATGACGATGATCAGCCGATTCATCTCGTGATTCACGACACCGACATCTGCAACACACGCTGTACTGTGGAGTACGGAAATCCGTGCCAGCACTTCTGTCCTGCGAAGGTTTACGAAATGGTAGAAGCCTCAGACGTGCCGAATGGAAAGGAGATCCACGTAAACTTCGCCAACTGCGTCCACTGCAAAACCTGCGACATCATGGACCCGTATCAGATCATCACCTGGGTTCCACCAGAGGGCGGAGGCGGTCCGAATTACGACGGTATGTAG
- a CDS encoding electron transfer flavoprotein subunit alpha/FixB family protein, which produces MADTILVVVEQREGKLNRISLETLTAAQAIAAQSGLSLEAAVLGVGIDPVVQEIAKARVAKVYAIESPQLERYTADAYVRALKQFITSKQPKLVLMPHTYQVRDFAPKLAAALGRTLISDAVGYRKDGAKLVFTRQMFQGKFAADVSFSCDPPHFATFQAGSYRGDKVEIGTSAAPVEKVPAQVDGAAIRVKPLDIFKEAKQAVDLTQAEIIVSVGRGIKEQKNIELAKALADALGGEIAASRPICDSGWLPMDRQIGSSGQTVAPKLYLALGISGAIQHIVGMKGSRSIIAINKDAEAPIFEIADFGVVGNLFDIVPALTEEVKKAKA; this is translated from the coding sequence ATGGCAGACACAATCCTCGTGGTAGTCGAGCAGCGTGAAGGCAAGCTGAACCGTATCTCGCTGGAGACGCTTACCGCAGCACAGGCGATTGCGGCACAGAGTGGCTTGAGTCTTGAGGCTGCCGTACTCGGCGTAGGCATTGATCCGGTCGTTCAGGAGATCGCAAAGGCAAGAGTTGCAAAGGTGTATGCTATCGAGTCTCCGCAGCTCGAACGATATACCGCCGACGCGTATGTCCGTGCGCTCAAGCAGTTCATCACATCCAAGCAACCGAAGCTCGTGCTCATGCCCCACACGTATCAGGTCCGCGACTTCGCGCCGAAGCTCGCTGCAGCTCTCGGACGAACGCTGATCAGCGATGCGGTTGGCTATCGAAAAGACGGCGCCAAGCTGGTTTTCACTCGTCAGATGTTCCAAGGTAAATTCGCCGCCGATGTTTCATTCAGTTGCGATCCACCACACTTTGCCACATTCCAAGCAGGTTCCTACCGCGGGGACAAGGTTGAGATAGGTACGAGCGCAGCTCCGGTCGAGAAAGTCCCGGCGCAAGTAGATGGCGCTGCAATCCGCGTCAAACCGCTCGACATCTTCAAAGAGGCAAAGCAGGCAGTAGATCTGACGCAGGCCGAAATTATCGTTTCAGTCGGTCGCGGAATCAAGGAGCAGAAGAACATCGAACTTGCGAAAGCCCTGGCCGATGCTCTCGGAGGAGAAATCGCCGCATCGAGGCCGATCTGCGATTCCGGCTGGCTACCAATGGATCGACAAATCGGTTCTTCGGGACAAACAGTGGCTCCGAAATTGTACCTGGCGTTAGGAATCAGCGGTGCTATTCAGCACATCGTAGGAATGAAAGGTTCTAGAAGTATCATTGCAATAAATAAAGATGCTGAGGCTCCCATTTTTGAAATTGCAGACTTCGGCGTCGTCGGCAACCTGTTCGACATCGTTCCTGCACTGACCGAGGAAGTAAAGAAAGCTAAGGCATAA
- a CDS encoding electron transfer flavoprotein subunit beta/FixA family protein: MKILVCMKQVPQKDAPLKLNESGTWIREDVSYEVNEPDAYALEEALRQKEKHGGEVVVITTGPARAQQVLREALAKGADRAIHLEGNEFVGLDSFNTAKAIAASIKEEQFDLIFTGLQSDDYGYAQTGVLLAEILGWPHATIIMSIEKSDGGIRLKRELEAGFFQHLEMPLPAVLTIQSGINKLRYATLIGIKQAKNKPLRKVTHGEIQQALGPNLQKIEKLYIPQKQKKTEMLEGSAAEVAKKLVDKLKNEVRVL; the protein is encoded by the coding sequence ATGAAGATTCTGGTCTGCATGAAGCAGGTGCCGCAGAAGGACGCGCCTCTCAAGCTCAACGAGAGCGGCACGTGGATCCGAGAAGACGTCTCTTACGAGGTCAACGAGCCCGACGCTTACGCGCTCGAAGAGGCGCTCCGCCAAAAGGAGAAGCACGGGGGCGAGGTGGTCGTAATCACCACCGGCCCGGCGCGCGCGCAGCAGGTTCTGCGTGAGGCTCTCGCCAAGGGTGCTGATCGCGCCATTCATCTGGAAGGTAACGAGTTTGTTGGACTGGATTCATTTAACACGGCGAAAGCCATCGCAGCTTCCATCAAAGAAGAGCAGTTTGACCTGATCTTTACTGGTCTGCAGTCGGACGATTACGGCTACGCGCAAACCGGAGTCTTGCTGGCTGAGATTCTAGGATGGCCGCATGCGACGATCATCATGAGTATTGAAAAGAGCGATGGTGGCATTCGCCTGAAACGCGAGCTTGAGGCCGGATTCTTTCAGCATCTCGAAATGCCGTTGCCGGCGGTGCTTACGATTCAATCCGGCATCAACAAGCTGCGCTATGCGACTTTGATCGGCATCAAGCAGGCGAAGAACAAGCCGCTGCGGAAGGTGACTCACGGCGAAATCCAGCAGGCGCTCGGACCGAATCTGCAGAAAATCGAGAAGCTCTACATTCCACAAAAGCAGAAGAAGACCGAGATGCTGGAGGGATCGGCTGCTGAAGTAGCCAAAAAGTTGGTGGATAAACTTAAGAACGAGGTTCGCGTACTTTAA
- a CDS encoding winged helix-turn-helix domain-containing protein, translating into MAVTSANELPTIRFGTFEVDLRAGELRRNGSRIRLQEQPFQILLALIERPGEIVTRDELQKKLWPADTFVDFDHSLNAAIRRLRDALGDSAENPRFVETVARRGYRFIAPVNGIATPVEQPKADPAPVSPVRRKWLWLALVPVLAIVLSIGFHAGLRSSQGSQASESRLTANPEEARITGAAISADGKWLVFSDKYGCYLRQMDTGETHSIPLPAGFIPQPASWFPDGTHILVTWVAGPHEPTSLWTISIMGGTPRKLADQGRWAGVSADGSQIVYAEHSEAAWLTPEGSTALWIMQADGERPHKVLESDGSHFKNSFGPPAWSPDGKRIAFVRSKYDPSGWGTTSQIETLEIASRKTEVVLQTPGLLGGLAWTKDDRLIYATIASPLSPGNSTLWAYRMFGPDNARFRGPIRLSSGPGYIGSISISAGNRLTLLRNTIQPDVYVSTLEAGGKELSAPRRLTLDDRDDYPFAWTPDSKYVLFVSNRDGPYHIFKQALDQTEPEVLVGGDMWAYLPRLTPDGSSLLYYVSRKMSDTPSPVPLMRMPLAGGPPQLVLEHVGVNNEQCARAPATLCLLSEIDQKGERFFSFDPVKGARREIPQLLIEGVDYSTYNWSLSPNGQSLVTSNKTQVYTSLTKNEPAIKITSLHDFSSRTIPVPGWAALTSLDWAADSKSIWAAAHTTDGIWALLNVDLEGHVRPMLRDDKMLIGWAIPSNDGHHLALWKASGNSNVWMLDKF; encoded by the coding sequence ATGGCGGTAACCAGCGCGAACGAGCTGCCGACGATCCGCTTTGGTACGTTCGAAGTGGATCTGCGGGCGGGGGAACTTCGTCGCAACGGTTCGCGGATACGGTTGCAGGAACAACCGTTCCAGATACTGCTTGCTCTAATCGAACGACCGGGCGAGATCGTTACCCGCGATGAACTGCAAAAGAAGCTTTGGCCGGCGGACACCTTTGTCGATTTTGATCACAGCCTCAACGCTGCGATCCGGCGCCTTCGCGACGCTCTGGGTGACTCTGCCGAAAATCCTCGGTTTGTTGAGACTGTTGCGCGGCGGGGTTATCGCTTCATCGCTCCGGTGAATGGAATCGCGACGCCGGTGGAACAGCCGAAGGCCGATCCTGCTCCGGTTTCTCCCGTCCGGCGTAAATGGCTGTGGCTTGCGCTCGTGCCAGTGCTCGCCATCGTTTTAAGCATCGGTTTTCATGCAGGTCTGCGGTCCTCGCAGGGGAGTCAGGCGAGCGAGAGCCGGCTTACTGCAAATCCGGAAGAGGCGCGAATCACCGGCGCGGCGATCTCGGCTGACGGGAAGTGGCTGGTCTTCTCCGATAAATATGGTTGTTACCTGCGCCAGATGGACACTGGTGAAACTCACTCCATCCCACTGCCTGCCGGTTTCATTCCACAGCCGGCGAGCTGGTTCCCTGATGGGACTCACATACTCGTGACCTGGGTTGCTGGTCCGCACGAACCTACGAGCTTGTGGACGATTTCCATCATGGGCGGTACGCCGCGCAAGCTGGCTGATCAGGGCCGCTGGGCTGGAGTGTCTGCGGACGGATCGCAGATTGTGTACGCCGAGCATTCCGAGGCGGCGTGGCTCACGCCGGAAGGCAGCACGGCGCTGTGGATCATGCAGGCGGATGGCGAGAGGCCTCATAAGGTCCTCGAGAGCGATGGGAGTCACTTCAAGAATTCTTTTGGCCCCCCGGCATGGTCTCCGGATGGAAAGCGCATCGCATTCGTTCGCAGCAAGTACGATCCCAGCGGCTGGGGAACTACTTCCCAAATTGAGACTCTGGAAATTGCGAGCCGCAAGACCGAGGTCGTGCTTCAGACTCCTGGCCTGCTTGGGGGATTAGCATGGACGAAGGACGATCGTCTTATTTATGCAACCATCGCCTCGCCTCTGTCGCCTGGAAATTCCACCCTCTGGGCGTATCGCATGTTCGGCCCAGACAACGCGAGGTTTCGTGGGCCGATTCGCCTCAGCAGTGGCCCTGGATACATTGGCTCTATCAGCATAAGCGCTGGCAATCGCCTGACGCTTCTGCGAAACACGATTCAGCCCGACGTGTACGTCTCCACACTTGAAGCTGGAGGAAAAGAGCTTAGTGCTCCGCGTCGGCTCACGCTTGACGATCGCGACGACTATCCATTTGCCTGGACGCCGGATAGCAAGTATGTCCTCTTTGTCTCGAATCGGGATGGTCCGTATCACATCTTCAAGCAGGCGCTGGACCAGACCGAACCTGAGGTCCTGGTGGGCGGCGACATGTGGGCATACTTGCCCCGTTTGACTCCGGATGGCTCGTCGCTCCTCTACTACGTTTCGCGCAAAATGTCAGACACGCCGAGCCCGGTCCCCTTGATGCGCATGCCGCTGGCCGGCGGTCCTCCGCAATTGGTTCTGGAGCATGTGGGAGTGAACAACGAGCAGTGTGCGCGCGCCCCCGCTACTCTCTGTTTGCTAAGCGAGATTGATCAAAAAGGCGAACGCTTCTTCAGCTTCGATCCGGTGAAAGGTGCGCGTCGAGAAATTCCGCAGCTGCTGATTGAGGGGGTGGATTATTCGACTTATAACTGGAGCTTATCGCCTAACGGGCAGAGTCTGGTGACTTCGAATAAGACGCAAGTCTATACGAGCCTTACTAAGAATGAGCCCGCCATCAAGATCACGTCACTTCATGATTTCAGTAGCAGGACGATTCCCGTTCCGGGATGGGCTGCCCTGACTTCGCTCGACTGGGCGGCGGATAGCAAAAGCATTTGGGCCGCCGCTCATACTACGGATGGCATCTGGGCGCTATTGAATGTCGATCTCGAGGGACATGTTCGACCGATGCTGCGCGACGACAAGATGCTGATAGGGTGGGCGATCCCATCGAACGATGGACATCATTTGGCGCTCTGGAAGGCGAGCGGAAACTCAAACGTCTGGATGCTGGATAAATTTTAG